The following proteins are encoded in a genomic region of Pseudoxanthomonas suwonensis 11-1:
- a CDS encoding carboxymuconolactone decarboxylase family protein, producing MSGGEDRIREFTEFRQRMNQRILAEPNQVVRRFFALDTQTYQAGALDVKTKELLGLVASLVLRCDDCISYHVAQCRQAGVNRDEFFEAFSVGLVVGGSIVIPHLRRAVDFLDSLEAGEAGEPAAHDHG from the coding sequence ATGAGCGGCGGCGAGGACCGCATCCGCGAGTTCACCGAGTTCCGCCAGCGCATGAACCAGCGCATCCTGGCCGAGCCCAACCAGGTCGTGCGCCGGTTCTTCGCCCTGGACACCCAGACCTACCAGGCCGGCGCCCTGGACGTGAAGACCAAGGAGCTGCTCGGCCTGGTGGCCTCGCTGGTGCTGCGCTGCGATGACTGCATCAGCTACCACGTGGCCCAGTGCCGCCAGGCCGGGGTCAACCGCGACGAGTTCTTCGAGGCCTTCTCGGTCGGCCTGGTGGTCGGCGGCTCGATCGTGATCCCGCACCTGCGCCGGGCCGTGGACTTCCTGGACAGCCTGGAGGCGGGCGAGGCCGGGGAACCGGCGGCCCACGACCACGGCTGA
- the grxC gene encoding glutaredoxin 3: protein MSEASPAIRIYSTAVCPYCVAAKNFLKSQGREWTEVRVDLDPAEREKMMAITRRTSVPQIFVGDFHVGGYDDMMAMHRAGKLLPLLDGQAPEAGA, encoded by the coding sequence GTGTCCGAAGCATCCCCCGCCATCCGCATCTATTCGACCGCCGTCTGCCCGTACTGCGTGGCGGCGAAGAACTTCCTCAAGAGCCAGGGCCGGGAGTGGACCGAGGTCCGCGTGGACCTGGATCCGGCCGAGCGCGAGAAGATGATGGCCATCACCCGCCGTACCAGCGTGCCGCAGATCTTCGTCGGCGATTTCCACGTCGGCGGCTACGACGACATGATGGCCATGCACCGCGCCGGCAAGCTGCTGCCGCTGCTGGACGGCCAGGCCCCGGAGGCCGGCGCATGA
- a CDS encoding M48 family metalloprotease — MLAPNGPAPAQEGLRLPDIGSSAGELLTPARQEEYGGMMLRELRNYGYLLDDPLVDDWLQSMGNRLGAHSDRPEQHYTLFMMRDRQVNAFATLGGYIGVNAGLVLTAEREDEVAAVLAHEISHVTQQHVLRGVERAQRDQVPILLGMLAAIVAAQAAGGTSSGEASQAAIVSAMGLIQQNQINYTRSNESEADRIGIRTLARSGYDVDAMADFFARLSFATRGNSGGYSVPEYLRTHPVNTTRISEAKQRADQIRGRTVTATTTVGDEEGNSLSRVERVTATGPTFTQAPPLPAGRSNPLLPAGLELASLGATASGATGYFPWAQERLRALSATTVDTAVREYEALRRASPNGLTPAQRYGLAVVRLAGEPAVAATELRRLLDEDPQNLWVELALAEAESQAGRHDAANARLDQLLRRHPGNRPVALTYARVLVAQGGEAAGRRAQEVLRPLLAQAGDDPVFQQTFARACELAGDSARAGEAYAEAAFLNGRPEQALIQLENLKKRGDLDYVARARVDARIASITPTVLELRRQGVRDPDMQRR; from the coding sequence ATGCTGGCCCCGAACGGCCCGGCACCGGCCCAGGAAGGACTGCGCCTGCCGGACATCGGCTCGTCGGCCGGCGAGCTGCTCACGCCGGCGCGCCAGGAGGAATACGGCGGGATGATGCTGCGCGAGCTGCGCAACTACGGCTACCTGCTGGACGACCCGCTGGTCGACGACTGGCTGCAGTCCATGGGCAACCGCCTGGGCGCGCACAGCGACCGGCCGGAGCAGCACTACACGCTGTTCATGATGCGCGACCGCCAGGTCAACGCCTTTGCCACCCTGGGTGGCTACATCGGCGTCAACGCCGGCCTGGTCCTGACCGCCGAGCGCGAGGACGAGGTGGCCGCGGTGCTGGCCCACGAGATCTCCCACGTCACCCAGCAGCACGTGCTGCGCGGGGTCGAGCGCGCCCAGCGCGACCAGGTGCCGATCCTGCTGGGCATGCTGGCGGCGATCGTCGCCGCCCAGGCCGCCGGTGGCACCTCGTCCGGCGAGGCCTCGCAGGCGGCCATCGTCAGCGCCATGGGCCTGATCCAGCAGAACCAGATCAACTACACCCGTTCCAACGAATCGGAAGCCGACCGCATCGGCATCCGCACCCTGGCCCGCAGCGGCTACGACGTGGATGCGATGGCCGACTTCTTCGCCCGGCTCTCGTTCGCCACCCGCGGCAATTCCGGTGGCTACAGCGTGCCGGAGTACCTGCGCACCCACCCGGTCAACACCACCCGCATCAGCGAGGCCAAGCAGCGCGCGGACCAGATCCGCGGCCGCACCGTCACCGCCACCACCACGGTCGGCGACGAGGAAGGCAACAGCCTGTCGCGGGTCGAGCGCGTGACCGCGACCGGCCCGACATTTACCCAGGCGCCGCCGCTGCCTGCCGGACGCAGCAATCCGCTGCTGCCGGCCGGCCTTGAACTGGCCTCGCTGGGCGCGACGGCCTCCGGTGCGACCGGCTATTTCCCGTGGGCCCAGGAACGCCTGCGCGCGCTCAGCGCGACCACCGTCGATACCGCCGTTCGCGAATACGAGGCCCTTCGCCGTGCCAGCCCCAACGGGCTCACCCCGGCCCAGCGCTACGGCCTGGCCGTGGTCCGCCTGGCCGGCGAACCGGCGGTCGCGGCGACCGAGCTGCGCCGCCTGCTGGACGAGGATCCGCAGAACCTGTGGGTGGAGCTGGCCCTGGCCGAGGCCGAATCGCAGGCCGGACGACATGATGCGGCCAATGCCCGGCTGGACCAGCTGCTGCGCCGGCATCCGGGCAACCGCCCGGTGGCCCTGACCTACGCCCGGGTGCTGGTTGCCCAGGGCGGCGAGGCTGCCGGCCGCCGCGCCCAGGAGGTGCTGCGCCCGCTGCTGGCCCAGGCCGGCGACGACCCGGTGTTCCAGCAGACCTTCGCCCGCGCCTGCGAACTGGCCGGCGACAGCGCGCGCGCCGGCGAGGCCTATGCCGAGGCCGCCTTCCTCAACGGCCGCCCGGAGCAGGCGCTGATCCAGCTGGAAAACCTGAAGAAGCGTGGCGACCTGGACTACGTGGCCCGCGCCCGGGTCGATGCGCGCATCGCCAGCATCACCCCGACCGTGCTCGAGCTGCGGCGCCAGGGCGTGCGCGATCCGGACATGCAGCGCCGCTGA
- the phoB gene encoding phosphate regulon transcriptional regulator PhoB, with translation MQKQILIVDDEPAIRDMVAFALRKGDYEPVHAGDAREAQAAIADRVPDMILLDWMLPGTSGLELARRWRREALTREVPIIMLTARGEENDRVGGLEAGVDDYVVKPFSSRELLARIRAVMRRSREDDEDGSVAAGNLRIDGAAHRVFAGDAPVAIGPTEYRLLHFFMTHPDRVYSRAQLLDHVWGGSVYVEERTIDVHIRRLRRTLEPFGADGMVQTVRGAGYRFSAAA, from the coding sequence GTGCAGAAGCAGATCCTCATCGTCGACGACGAACCCGCAATCCGCGACATGGTGGCGTTCGCCCTGCGCAAGGGCGACTACGAGCCGGTGCACGCCGGCGACGCGCGCGAGGCCCAGGCCGCGATCGCCGACCGCGTTCCCGACATGATCCTGCTGGACTGGATGCTGCCCGGCACCAGCGGCCTGGAACTGGCCCGGCGCTGGCGCCGCGAGGCGCTGACCCGCGAGGTCCCGATCATCATGCTCACCGCCCGCGGCGAGGAGAACGACCGGGTCGGCGGCCTCGAGGCGGGGGTCGACGACTACGTGGTCAAGCCGTTCTCCTCGCGCGAACTGCTGGCGCGGATCCGCGCGGTGATGCGTCGCTCGCGCGAGGACGACGAGGACGGCAGCGTGGCGGCCGGCAACCTGCGCATCGACGGCGCCGCGCACCGCGTATTCGCCGGCGACGCCCCGGTGGCGATCGGCCCGACCGAGTACCGCCTGCTGCATTTCTTCATGACCCATCCGGACCGCGTGTACAGCCGGGCCCAGCTGCTGGACCACGTCTGGGGCGGCAGCGTGTACGTGGAGGAACGCACGATCGACGTGCATATCCGCCGCCTGCGCCGGACCCTGGAGCCGTTCGGGGCCGATGGCATGGTGCAGACGGTGCGCGGCGCCGGCTACCGCTTCTCGGCCGCGGCCTGA
- the phoR gene encoding phosphate regulon sensor histidine kinase PhoR, with the protein MDSQPDPRSLAAARFNDPDAAPAPLSAADDAARLRAAWRRTLGSALLVLAGAALAGFAIGRPAALLALAAVALLAWHYWRLHRVLGDLAGRQPEPGRGRDAWGELDRRLRRNQAQMRGRQRRLLDMLRAYRAATAALPDAVVVVDRNTQRILWFNRAATDLLGLQHPRDVGAPVAERLQPLPMAQWMASGRNAEPILDAPAPADERLRLTLRLIPYSDDYWLLVARDVSKLLHLEQMRRDFVANVSHELRTPLTVVHGYLDMLDGEEMPEWAPMLAEMQKQSQRMTQLVEDLLTLSRLESRESLPEETVAMAPVLATLRREAEAFSQGRHVIEVRDLAGCDLLGSTRELHSAFSNLATNAVRYTPSGGTITIEFSRSSDGGAVLAVHDTGYGIPAEHIPRLTERFYRVSSSRSRESGGTGLGLSIVKHVLGLHQARLSIRSSVGQGSVFACHFGPERVRPVHDQATHGATP; encoded by the coding sequence ATGGACAGCCAGCCCGATCCCCGGTCCCTCGCTGCCGCGCGCTTCAACGATCCCGATGCCGCGCCCGCCCCGCTGTCGGCGGCGGACGATGCGGCACGCCTGCGCGCGGCCTGGCGCCGCACCCTGGGTTCGGCCCTCCTGGTCCTGGCCGGGGCGGCGCTGGCAGGCTTCGCCATCGGCCGGCCCGCGGCGCTGCTGGCGCTCGCGGCGGTGGCGCTGCTGGCCTGGCACTACTGGCGCCTGCACCGGGTACTGGGCGACCTGGCCGGCCGCCAGCCGGAACCTGGCCGCGGCCGGGACGCGTGGGGCGAGCTGGACCGGCGCCTGCGCCGCAACCAGGCGCAGATGCGCGGGCGCCAGCGACGACTGCTGGACATGCTGCGTGCCTACCGCGCGGCGACCGCGGCCCTGCCGGACGCGGTGGTGGTGGTCGACCGCAACACCCAGCGCATCCTCTGGTTCAACCGCGCCGCCACCGACCTGCTGGGCCTGCAGCATCCGCGCGACGTGGGCGCCCCGGTGGCCGAGCGCCTGCAGCCGCTGCCGATGGCGCAGTGGATGGCATCGGGCCGCAACGCCGAGCCGATCCTCGATGCCCCCGCCCCGGCCGACGAGCGCCTGCGCCTGACCCTGCGCCTGATCCCCTATTCCGACGACTACTGGCTGCTGGTGGCGCGCGACGTCAGCAAGTTGCTGCACCTGGAGCAGATGCGGCGGGACTTCGTCGCCAACGTCTCGCACGAGCTGCGCACGCCGCTGACCGTGGTCCACGGGTACCTGGACATGCTCGACGGCGAGGAAATGCCCGAGTGGGCACCGATGCTGGCGGAGATGCAAAAGCAGTCGCAGCGCATGACCCAGCTGGTGGAGGACCTGCTGACCCTCTCCCGCCTGGAGTCGCGCGAGAGCCTGCCGGAAGAAACGGTGGCGATGGCGCCGGTGCTGGCGACCCTCAGGCGCGAGGCCGAGGCCTTCAGCCAGGGCCGCCACGTGATCGAGGTCCGCGACCTCGCCGGCTGCGACCTGCTGGGCTCCACCCGCGAGCTGCACAGCGCGTTCTCCAACCTGGCCACCAACGCGGTGCGCTATACGCCCAGCGGCGGGACCATCACCATCGAGTTCTCCCGCAGCTCCGACGGCGGCGCGGTGCTGGCGGTACACGACACCGGCTACGGCATCCCCGCCGAGCACATCCCGCGGCTGACCGAACGCTTCTACCGCGTGTCCAGCAGCCGCTCGCGAGAGAGCGGCGGCACCGGGCTGGGGCTTTCCATCGTCAAGCACGTGCTGGGACTGCACCAGGCCCGGCTGTCGATCCGCAGCAGCGTCGGCCAGGGCAGCGTGTTTGCCTGCCACTTCGGGCCGGAGCGGGTGCGTCCGGTGCATGATCAGGCCACCCACGGGGCCACGCCGTGA
- the ppk1 gene encoding polyphosphate kinase 1, which produces MSTGNLQPVALPNAQEPADPLRDPGLYLNRELSQLDFNFRVLAQALDPQVPLLERLRFLCISCTNLDEFFEIRTAAVRHAAQLGLPPASDGMAPAQLLESIHARATELVEAQYRCWNQVLRPALSEAGVRILPRQAWDTRQRRWLRAYFRNNVMPVLSPLGLDPSHPFPRILNKSLNVVVVLEGMDAFGRPGHLAIVRAPRSLNRIVELPPRLRGKNEQAFVLLSSMLAAFVDELFPGMTVKGAYQFRVTRNSELVLDEDEVENLALALRSELVGRGYRPAVRLEIAHDCPRPIVRTLLQNFELGDNAVYYIDGPVNLNRVIQVHELVQRPELKYPAFSPRNRLEDGNAFETVARGDVLLHHPFDSFSAVLELLQQASVDPDVLAIKQTLYRTGKDSAIVDALVQAARNGKDVTVVVELRARFDEDANLGVADRLQEAGVQVVYGVVGYKTHAKMLLVVRREGRRLRRYVHLGTGNYHGGTARAYTDLGLLSADPEIGNDVHLLFQQLSGLAPSIRLRRLLQSPFTLHSGLLERIGRETRLALSGRNGRIIAKMNALNEPQVVRALYQASQAGVQIDLIVRGACTLRPGVPGVSDNIRVRSIVGRFLEHSRVYWFGNDGRPEMYCASADWLERNLLRRVEICFPILDPALAERIEREVLQNYLADNLNAWELQPDGRYRKCVPADDEAPHSAQQALLDAL; this is translated from the coding sequence ATGAGTACCGGGAACCTGCAGCCGGTCGCGCTGCCCAATGCCCAGGAACCGGCCGATCCGCTGCGCGATCCAGGGCTGTACCTCAACCGCGAGCTGTCGCAGCTGGATTTCAACTTCAGGGTGCTGGCGCAGGCGCTGGACCCGCAGGTGCCCCTGCTGGAGCGGCTGCGCTTCCTGTGCATCTCCTGCACCAACCTCGACGAGTTCTTCGAGATCCGCACCGCCGCCGTGCGCCATGCGGCGCAGCTGGGATTGCCGCCGGCGTCCGACGGCATGGCGCCGGCGCAGCTGCTGGAATCGATCCATGCGCGCGCCACCGAGCTGGTCGAGGCCCAGTACCGCTGCTGGAACCAGGTGCTGCGCCCGGCGCTGTCGGAGGCCGGGGTGCGGATCCTGCCGCGCCAGGCCTGGGACACGCGCCAGCGGCGCTGGCTGCGCGCGTACTTCCGCAACAACGTCATGCCGGTCCTGTCGCCGCTGGGCCTGGATCCCTCGCACCCCTTCCCGCGCATCCTCAACAAGTCGCTCAACGTGGTGGTGGTGCTGGAGGGCATGGATGCGTTCGGGCGCCCGGGCCACCTGGCCATCGTGCGCGCGCCGCGCTCGCTCAACCGCATCGTGGAGCTGCCCCCGCGCCTGCGCGGCAAGAACGAGCAGGCCTTCGTGCTGCTGTCCTCGATGCTGGCGGCCTTCGTCGACGAGCTGTTCCCGGGGATGACGGTCAAGGGCGCGTACCAGTTCCGCGTCACCCGCAATTCGGAGCTGGTGCTGGACGAGGACGAGGTGGAGAACCTCGCCTTGGCCCTGCGCAGCGAGCTGGTGGGGCGCGGCTACCGCCCCGCCGTGCGCCTGGAGATCGCCCACGATTGCCCGCGCCCGATCGTCCGCACCCTGCTGCAGAACTTCGAGCTGGGCGACAACGCGGTCTACTACATCGACGGACCGGTCAACCTCAACCGGGTGATCCAGGTGCACGAGCTGGTGCAGCGGCCCGAGCTCAAGTACCCGGCCTTCAGCCCGCGCAACCGGCTGGAGGACGGCAACGCGTTCGAGACGGTGGCCCGCGGCGACGTGCTGCTGCACCACCCGTTCGATTCCTTCAGCGCGGTGCTGGAACTGCTGCAGCAGGCGTCGGTGGACCCGGACGTGCTGGCGATCAAGCAGACCCTCTACCGCACCGGCAAGGACTCGGCCATCGTCGATGCCCTGGTCCAGGCCGCGCGCAACGGCAAGGACGTCACCGTGGTGGTGGAGCTGCGCGCGCGCTTCGACGAGGACGCCAACCTCGGCGTGGCCGACCGCCTGCAGGAGGCCGGCGTGCAGGTGGTGTACGGCGTGGTCGGCTACAAGACCCACGCCAAGATGCTGCTGGTGGTGCGGCGCGAGGGCCGGCGCCTGCGCCGCTACGTGCACTTGGGTACCGGCAACTACCACGGCGGCACCGCGCGGGCCTACACCGACCTGGGCCTGCTCAGTGCGGATCCCGAGATCGGCAACGACGTGCACCTGCTGTTCCAGCAGCTCTCCGGGCTGGCGCCGTCGATCCGGCTGCGGCGCCTGCTGCAGTCGCCGTTCACCCTGCACAGCGGGCTGCTGGAGCGGATCGGACGCGAGACCCGGCTGGCACTGTCCGGGCGCAACGGCCGCATCATCGCCAAGATGAACGCGCTCAACGAGCCGCAGGTGGTGCGCGCGCTCTACCAGGCATCCCAGGCCGGGGTGCAGATCGACCTGATCGTGCGCGGCGCCTGCACCCTGCGACCGGGCGTGCCGGGGGTCTCGGACAACATCCGCGTGCGCTCGATCGTCGGCCGCTTCCTCGAGCACAGCCGGGTGTACTGGTTCGGCAACGACGGCCGCCCGGAGATGTACTGCGCCAGCGCCGACTGGCTGGAACGCAACCTGCTGCGGCGGGTGGAGATCTGTTTCCCGATCCTGGACCCGGCGCTGGCCGAGCGGATCGAGCGCGAGGTGCTGCAGAACTACCTGGCCGACAACCTCAACGCCTGGGAACTGCAGCCTGACGGCCGCTACCGCAAGTGCGTGCCCGCGGACGACGAGGCGCCGCACTCGGCGCAGCAGGCCCTGCTGGACGCGCTTTGA
- the ppx gene encoding exopolyphosphatase — MPYSSQSRPQVQDGDALAAIDLGSNSFHMVLARYSLGELRVVDRLRETVRMADGLDGDGGLAPESRARALDCLARFGQRLRGVERLHVRALATNTVRRLREPQAFLAEAEAVLGHPVEVVSGREEARLIYLGVAHAQPPKPGQQRLVIDIGGGSTEFIIGRGLQTIERESRQAGCIASTRRFFPGGKLSKKRWREALAVISAEFRQFAGLYRARGWDEVLGSSGTHKSISEICVAMGLTKGAITAEALPQVRERLLQARNIDEIDLPGLSSERRPIIAGGILVLEAAFQALGLQKLLVSKAAMREGILYDMLGRGSENDPRDISVQALIQRYGIDQVQAARVQATALQLFSQVAEAWALDEDDARMLGWAANVHELGLAIAHGHYHQHGGYILEHSDISGFSRQEQQVLAAMVRTHRRNVPRSAFDALPDRLLLSARRKSALLRLAVLLHRSHESDGLPPLRLVADGPRLRLELPQAWLEDRALLRADLADEKKGMAGLGIEFEHVPT; from the coding sequence ATGCCCTATTCCTCCCAATCCCGCCCGCAGGTCCAGGACGGCGATGCGCTGGCAGCGATCGACCTCGGCTCCAACAGCTTCCACATGGTGCTTGCCCGCTATTCGCTGGGCGAGCTGAGGGTGGTCGACCGCCTGCGCGAGACCGTGCGCATGGCCGACGGCCTGGACGGCGACGGCGGGCTGGCACCGGAGTCGCGCGCACGCGCGCTCGATTGCCTGGCGCGCTTCGGCCAGCGCCTGCGCGGCGTCGAACGCTTGCACGTGCGCGCGCTGGCCACCAACACCGTGCGCCGCCTGCGGGAGCCGCAGGCGTTCCTGGCCGAGGCCGAGGCGGTACTGGGCCATCCGGTGGAAGTGGTTTCCGGCCGCGAGGAGGCGCGCTTGATCTACCTGGGCGTGGCCCATGCGCAGCCGCCCAAGCCGGGCCAGCAGCGACTGGTGATCGACATCGGCGGCGGCTCCACCGAGTTCATCATCGGCCGCGGCCTGCAGACCATCGAGCGCGAAAGCCGCCAGGCCGGCTGCATCGCCTCGACCCGGCGCTTCTTCCCCGGCGGCAAGCTGTCGAAGAAGCGCTGGAGGGAGGCGCTGGCGGTGATCAGCGCCGAGTTCCGCCAGTTCGCCGGGCTGTACCGCGCGCGCGGCTGGGACGAGGTGCTCGGCTCCTCCGGCACCCACAAGTCGATCAGCGAGATCTGCGTGGCGATGGGCCTGACCAAGGGCGCGATCACCGCCGAGGCGCTGCCGCAGGTACGCGAGCGCCTGCTGCAGGCACGCAACATCGACGAGATCGACCTGCCCGGCCTGTCCTCCGAGCGCCGCCCGATCATCGCCGGCGGCATCCTGGTGCTGGAGGCCGCGTTCCAGGCCCTGGGCCTGCAGAAGCTGCTGGTCAGCAAGGCGGCCATGCGCGAGGGCATCCTCTACGACATGCTCGGCCGCGGCAGCGAGAACGATCCGCGCGACATCTCGGTGCAGGCCCTGATCCAGCGTTACGGCATCGATCAGGTACAGGCCGCGCGGGTGCAGGCCACCGCGCTGCAGCTGTTTTCGCAGGTGGCCGAGGCGTGGGCGCTGGACGAGGACGACGCACGCATGCTCGGCTGGGCCGCCAACGTGCACGAGCTGGGCCTGGCCATCGCCCATGGCCACTACCACCAGCACGGCGGCTACATCCTCGAGCACTCCGACATCTCCGGCTTCTCCCGCCAGGAGCAGCAGGTGCTGGCGGCGATGGTGCGCACCCACCGCCGCAACGTGCCCAGGTCGGCGTTTGATGCCCTGCCCGACCGCCTGCTACTGTCGGCGCGGCGCAAGTCGGCGCTGCTGCGGCTGGCGGTGCTGCTGCACCGCTCGCACGAGAGCGATGGCCTGCCGCCGCTGCGGCTCGTCGCCGACGGCCCGCGCCTGCGCCTGGAGCTGCCGCAGGCCTGGCTGGAAGACCGCGCCCTGCTGCGTGCAGACCTGGCCGACGAGAAGAAAGGCATGGCCGGGCTGGGCATCGAGTTCGAGCACGTCCCGACCTGA
- a CDS encoding vWA domain-containing protein has protein sequence MRTNPLTHATFACAAVMALLLGACSTPTRTAGPAADATMDELATVQAQARARHEARAAAERSRVREAAALHTPFAPSPASASAPTAALAYRIAPPPPPVRPLPRPETNTETYEAREDNPVRRAREVPVSTFSVDVDTGSYANVRRMLRDGYRPPADSVRVEEMLNYFDYGHPAPASREVPFKVTTELAPAPWNPARQLLMVGIKGYDVDKRELPPANLVLLVDTSGSMDDPAKLPLLKRAFAQLVPQLRAKDRVSIVAYAGHAGLVLPPTPGNRHGEILAALEGLHAAGSTNGGEGLRLAYAMARQGHVEGGVNRILLATDGDFNVGITDRNALLTLVADQRRSGIALSTLGFGSGNYNDAMAERLADAGNGQHLYIDTLDEARRALVQQMQATLLTIANDVKVQLEFNPAVVAEYRLVGYENRLLREEDFANDRVDAGDIGAGHEVTALYEITLAGSGAERLPPLRYGEAAPAAAAKANELAHLRLRYKLPGQDESRLIETPVLRSSLRTQASESLRFAAAVAGYADLLRGGRYVDRWSWDDVERTARGALGQDRFGLRHEFVRLVDSARALTRADAERGEPEA, from the coding sequence ATGCGTACCAACCCGCTGACCCATGCCACCTTCGCCTGTGCAGCCGTCATGGCGCTGCTGCTGGGCGCCTGCAGCACCCCGACCCGGACCGCCGGACCGGCCGCCGATGCCACCATGGACGAGTTGGCCACGGTCCAGGCCCAGGCCCGGGCCAGGCACGAGGCCCGTGCCGCCGCGGAGCGCTCGCGGGTCCGCGAAGCGGCAGCGCTGCACACGCCATTCGCTCCTTCCCCCGCTTCTGCCAGCGCCCCCACGGCCGCGCTGGCCTACCGGATCGCGCCGCCGCCACCTCCGGTGCGGCCGCTGCCGCGCCCCGAGACCAACACCGAGACCTACGAGGCGCGCGAGGACAATCCCGTGCGGCGCGCGCGCGAAGTCCCGGTCTCGACCTTCTCGGTCGACGTGGACACCGGCAGCTACGCCAACGTGCGGCGCATGCTGCGCGACGGCTACCGCCCGCCGGCGGACTCGGTGCGGGTGGAGGAGATGCTCAACTACTTCGACTACGGCCACCCCGCCCCGGCCTCGCGCGAGGTGCCGTTCAAGGTGACCACCGAACTGGCGCCGGCGCCGTGGAACCCGGCGCGGCAGCTGCTGATGGTCGGGATCAAGGGCTACGACGTGGACAAGCGCGAGCTGCCGCCGGCCAACCTGGTGCTGCTGGTCGACACCTCCGGCTCGATGGACGATCCGGCCAAGCTGCCGCTGCTCAAGCGTGCCTTCGCCCAGCTGGTGCCGCAGCTGCGGGCGAAGGACCGGGTCTCGATCGTGGCCTATGCCGGCCATGCCGGCCTGGTGCTGCCGCCGACCCCGGGCAACCGCCACGGCGAGATCCTGGCCGCGCTGGAGGGCCTGCACGCGGCCGGCAGCACCAACGGCGGCGAAGGCCTGCGCCTTGCCTATGCGATGGCGCGGCAGGGCCATGTCGAGGGCGGGGTCAACCGGATCCTGCTGGCCACCGACGGCGACTTCAACGTCGGCATCACCGACCGCAACGCCCTGCTGACCCTGGTCGCCGACCAGCGCCGCTCCGGCATTGCCCTGTCCACCCTCGGCTTCGGCTCGGGCAACTACAACGACGCCATGGCCGAGCGCCTGGCCGATGCCGGCAACGGCCAGCACCTGTACATCGACACCCTGGACGAGGCGCGCCGGGCGCTGGTGCAGCAGATGCAGGCGACCCTGCTGACCATCGCCAACGACGTGAAGGTGCAGCTGGAGTTCAACCCGGCCGTGGTCGCCGAATACCGCCTGGTCGGCTACGAGAACCGGCTGCTGCGCGAGGAAGATTTCGCCAACGACCGCGTGGACGCCGGTGACATCGGTGCCGGCCACGAGGTAACCGCGCTGTACGAGATCACCCTGGCCGGTTCCGGTGCCGAACGCCTGCCGCCGCTGCGCTACGGCGAGGCCGCGCCGGCCGCGGCAGCGAAGGCCAATGAACTGGCCCACCTGCGCCTGCGCTACAAGCTGCCCGGCCAGGACGAGAGCCGCCTGATCGAGACCCCGGTGCTGCGCTCGTCACTGCGCACGCAGGCCAGCGAGTCGCTGCGGTTCGCTGCGGCGGTCGCCGGCTATGCCGACCTGCTGCGCGGCGGCAGGTACGTCGACCGCTGGAGCTGGGACGACGTCGAACGCACCGCGCGCGGCGCCCTGGGCCAGGACCGCTTCGGCCTGCGCCACGAGTTCGTGCGCCTGGTGGATTCGGCGCGTGCGCTGACCAGGGCCGATGCGGAGCGCGGCGAGCCCGAAGCCTGA
- a CDS encoding aspartate carbamoyltransferase catalytic subunit, with translation MTPQLDSDGRLRHLLTLDGLPRATLLQLLDRAGQIRDAAVGRVGKRTVLAGTAVCTLFFEPSTRTRSSFQLAAQRLGADVLNFDASTSSTRKGETARDTLRNLEAMGVRGFVVRHPDDGAVQALADAAGEGTALVNAGDGRSAHPTQGLLDMLTLRQAKGSDFSRLKVLIVGDVKHSRVARSDLHALRTLGAGEIRVCAPESLLPETDVTSGCAVGSDFDAMLEGVDAVMMLRLQRERMEEGLVPSLEDYHARYGLTAGRLRRAAPNAAVLHPGPINRGVEITDEVADGPQSWVLRQVANGVAVRMAVLEHLLG, from the coding sequence ATGACGCCCCAACTCGACTCCGACGGACGCCTGCGCCACCTGCTGACCCTGGACGGCCTGCCGCGCGCGACCCTGCTGCAGCTGCTCGACCGCGCCGGCCAGATCCGCGACGCCGCCGTCGGTCGCGTGGGCAAGCGCACGGTGCTGGCCGGCACCGCGGTCTGCACCCTGTTCTTCGAGCCCTCGACCCGCACCCGCAGCTCGTTCCAGCTGGCGGCGCAGCGGCTGGGCGCCGACGTGCTCAACTTCGACGCCTCCACCTCGTCCACCCGCAAGGGCGAGACCGCGCGCGACACCCTGCGCAACCTCGAGGCGATGGGCGTGCGCGGCTTCGTCGTGCGCCATCCGGACGACGGCGCGGTGCAGGCGCTGGCCGACGCGGCAGGCGAGGGCACAGCCCTGGTCAACGCCGGCGATGGCCGCAGCGCGCACCCGACCCAGGGCCTGCTGGACATGCTGACCCTCCGCCAGGCCAAGGGCAGCGATTTCTCCAGGCTCAAGGTGCTGATCGTCGGCGACGTCAAGCACTCGCGCGTTGCCCGTTCCGACCTGCACGCGCTGCGCACCCTGGGTGCCGGCGAGATCCGCGTCTGCGCCCCGGAATCGCTGCTGCCGGAAACGGACGTCACCAGCGGCTGCGCGGTTGGCAGTGACTTCGACGCGATGCTGGAAGGCGTCGACGCGGTGATGATGCTGCGGCTGCAGCGCGAGCGCATGGAGGAGGGCCTGGTGCCCTCGCTGGAGGACTACCACGCCCGCTACGGCCTCACCGCCGGGCGCCTGCGCCGCGCTGCCCCGAACGCGGCGGTGCTGCACCCGGGCCCGATCAACCGCGGCGTGGAGATCACCGACGAGGTCGCCGACGGCCCGCAGTCCTGGGTCCTGCGCCAGGTCGCCAACGGCGTCGCCGTGCGCATGGCGGTGCTGGAGCATCTGCTGGGCTGA